The following coding sequences are from one uncultured Bacteroides sp. window:
- a CDS encoding sialate O-acetylesterase, producing the protein MDKKNIQKGILIISCCFAMLVAARAEVKLPAIFSDGMVMQQKTKANLWGTAKANKQVLIVTSWDGKQYRTKTNALGKWKLSVATPKAGGPYTISFNDGQLTTLKNILIGELWLCSGQSNMEMPMKGFKNQPVEGANMDVLKSKNSNLRLFTVKRHSSFLPQDDVRGKWQEATPESVLNFSATAYYFGRLLQQMLDVPVGLVVTAWGGSAAEAWMTADMLKAFPDAKIPQSGDVIKSKNRTPTVLYNGMLHPLIGLTIKGVIWYQGEDNYNRAQTYADMFTTLINGWRAAWHQGDFPFYYCQIAPYDYGIITKKGKEVINSAYLREAQAKVELRVPNTGMAVLLDAGMKTGIHPRKKVVAGERLALLALSKTYRFEAVSGESPYYDGFKIKGDTAMVHFGRAPMWITCKNGFESKLFTVAGADKVFHPAKAWVVRSRIYVKSEDVPHPVAVRYAFDNYVDGDVYGCNGLPVSSFRTDDW; encoded by the coding sequence ATGGATAAAAAAAACATTCAAAAAGGAATTCTAATAATCTCTTGCTGTTTTGCTATGTTAGTTGCTGCTAGAGCAGAAGTAAAACTACCTGCCATTTTTTCCGACGGTATGGTGATGCAACAAAAAACGAAGGCTAATTTATGGGGAACTGCTAAAGCAAATAAACAGGTCTTGATTGTTACCAGTTGGGATGGCAAACAATATCGTACGAAAACAAATGCTTTAGGTAAGTGGAAGCTGTCGGTTGCTACTCCTAAAGCAGGAGGTCCTTATACGATCTCTTTTAATGATGGACAACTAACGACTCTGAAAAATATTCTTATTGGTGAACTGTGGTTATGTTCTGGGCAAAGCAACATGGAGATGCCTATGAAAGGCTTTAAGAATCAACCGGTAGAGGGAGCGAATATGGACGTTTTGAAAAGTAAAAACTCAAATCTTCGTTTATTTACAGTTAAGCGTCATTCTTCTTTCTTGCCACAAGATGATGTGAGAGGCAAGTGGCAAGAAGCTACACCGGAGTCTGTTCTCAATTTTAGTGCCACGGCATACTATTTCGGTCGTTTGCTACAACAAATGCTTGATGTTCCTGTTGGTTTGGTTGTTACCGCTTGGGGAGGATCTGCGGCTGAAGCGTGGATGACAGCTGATATGCTTAAAGCTTTTCCTGATGCAAAAATACCACAATCGGGAGATGTTATAAAGTCCAAGAATAGAACTCCGACAGTACTTTATAACGGAATGCTTCATCCACTTATCGGACTTACTATAAAGGGGGTTATCTGGTATCAAGGTGAAGATAACTATAACAGAGCTCAGACTTATGCGGATATGTTCACAACTTTAATCAATGGTTGGCGTGCTGCTTGGCATCAGGGTGATTTCCCATTCTATTATTGCCAAATAGCTCCCTATGATTATGGTATTATTACTAAAAAGGGGAAAGAAGTAATTAATTCTGCTTATCTTCGTGAAGCACAAGCTAAGGTTGAACTTCGTGTACCTAATACGGGAATGGCTGTATTGCTCGATGCGGGTATGAAAACGGGCATCCATCCTCGTAAAAAGGTAGTAGCTGGTGAACGTTTGGCATTATTGGCTTTAAGTAAGACTTATCGTTTTGAAGCTGTTAGTGGTGAAAGTCCTTATTATGATGGTTTCAAAATAAAAGGAGATACGGCTATGGTGCATTTTGGACGTGCTCCGATGTGGATTACATGTAAGAATGGTTTTGAGTCTAAACTTTTTACAGTAGCCGGCGCAGATAAGGTTTTTCATCCTGCGAAAGCTTGGGTAGTACGTAGTCGGATATATGTTAAGAGTGAGGATGTTCCTCATCCAGTAGCAGTAAGATATGCCTTTGACAATTATGTGGATGGGGATGTGTATGGCTGTAATGGTTTGCCTGTATCTTCTTTCCGCACAGATGATTGGTGA
- a CDS encoding DUF5703 domain-containing protein yields MRKLFSIFLMLIIGVLSLWSQHANVVWYTPSQNSSESMPCGGGDIGLNVWVEKGDLLFYISRSGTFDENNTMLKQGRVRLRLSPNPFINASDFRQELHLKDGYVQVSAGKTNIELWVDVFRPLIHVEVSSKDPVKTDVFYENWRYKDRPIRKGEGQQCSYKWVRYPGLTTTKDSICVDQESLLFFHHNPSATVFDVAVKQQGMESVKDQMMNPIGNLIFGGKLWGDHLRFVGLDGGVYAGTDYKSWHFTSQKALRKQLIHIALHTQQVDLETWKQELESVIQETSVHKSALLSVEKHSKRSEMKVAKKRLDNLNFSKDKKRTQAWWHAFWQRSFIVAGGEAANVSRNYTLFRYMLACNAYGAAPTKFNGGLFTFDPCFVDSKQSFTPDFRKWGGGTMTAQNQRLVYWPMLKSGDADMMIPQFQFYLHMLRNAELRSKVYWDHTGACFAEQIENFGLPNPAEYGFKRPAYFDKGIEYNAWLEYEWDTILEFCQMILDTKDYAGADITPYLPLIDSSLDFFDQHYRYLARHRGRKELDGDGHLILFPGSACETYKMTNNAASTIAALRTVLKTYGHKSDLLAKIPPIPLRVVKGKEMIAPAKTWERINNVETPQLYPVFPWRIYGVGRDSLTLARNTYWFDTDAMKFRSHVGWKQDNIWAACLGLTDEAKRLTLLKLADGPYRFPSFWGPGYDWSPDHNWGGSGMIGLQEMLLQTVGEKILLFPAWPKDWDVHFKLHAPEQTTVEAELKAGKLIDLKVFPESRQKDIELMIK; encoded by the coding sequence ATGAGGAAACTCTTTTCGATTTTTTTAATGTTGATTATTGGCGTGTTGTCTCTTTGGAGTCAGCATGCCAATGTTGTTTGGTACACTCCAAGTCAGAACTCTTCTGAATCAATGCCATGTGGTGGAGGTGATATAGGCTTAAATGTATGGGTTGAGAAGGGTGATTTACTCTTTTATATAAGTCGCAGTGGTACTTTCGACGAGAATAATACGATGCTTAAGCAGGGTAGGGTAAGGCTCAGATTATCGCCTAATCCTTTTATTAATGCGTCAGATTTTCGTCAGGAACTACATTTGAAAGATGGATATGTGCAAGTGTCCGCGGGGAAGACCAATATTGAACTATGGGTTGATGTTTTCCGACCGTTAATACATGTTGAAGTTTCTTCTAAAGATCCTGTGAAGACAGATGTTTTCTATGAAAATTGGCGTTATAAAGATCGTCCTATTCGTAAAGGGGAAGGACAACAGTGCTCTTATAAGTGGGTACGTTACCCGGGGCTAACAACGACGAAGGATTCGATTTGCGTTGATCAAGAATCGCTTTTATTCTTTCATCATAATCCTTCTGCTACTGTTTTTGATGTAGCGGTAAAACAACAAGGTATGGAGAGTGTAAAAGATCAAATGATGAATCCTATTGGAAATCTTATTTTCGGAGGAAAATTGTGGGGAGATCATTTGAGGTTTGTGGGGCTTGATGGAGGGGTTTATGCAGGCACTGATTATAAATCGTGGCACTTTACTTCGCAAAAAGCTCTACGTAAACAACTAATTCATATTGCTTTGCATACTCAGCAAGTTGACCTTGAAACTTGGAAACAAGAGTTGGAAAGTGTTATACAGGAGACAAGTGTTCATAAATCTGCCCTTCTCTCGGTAGAAAAGCATTCGAAGAGATCTGAAATGAAGGTTGCTAAGAAGCGTCTTGATAATCTTAATTTTAGTAAAGATAAAAAGAGAACACAAGCATGGTGGCATGCTTTCTGGCAACGTAGCTTTATTGTTGCAGGAGGTGAAGCGGCTAATGTGAGTCGCAATTATACTTTGTTTCGTTATATGCTGGCTTGTAATGCTTACGGCGCTGCACCAACTAAATTTAATGGCGGACTCTTTACATTTGATCCCTGTTTTGTTGATTCAAAGCAAAGCTTTACACCTGATTTCCGAAAATGGGGTGGGGGGACAATGACCGCTCAAAATCAACGCTTAGTATATTGGCCTATGCTAAAGAGTGGAGATGCAGATATGATGATCCCACAATTTCAATTCTATCTTCATATGTTAAGGAATGCGGAACTTCGTAGTAAAGTTTACTGGGATCATACAGGTGCATGTTTTGCTGAACAGATAGAGAACTTCGGATTGCCTAATCCTGCTGAATATGGTTTTAAACGTCCGGCATATTTTGATAAGGGAATAGAGTATAATGCATGGCTAGAATATGAATGGGATACTATTTTGGAATTTTGTCAGATGATTTTGGATACGAAAGATTATGCGGGAGCAGATATTACTCCTTATTTGCCTCTTATTGACAGTTCGCTTGATTTTTTTGATCAACATTATCGCTATTTAGCTCGCCATAGGGGGCGCAAAGAACTTGATGGTGATGGACATTTGATACTTTTCCCTGGATCGGCTTGCGAAACCTATAAGATGACAAACAATGCAGCGAGTACAATTGCTGCTTTACGTACAGTACTTAAAACGTATGGACATAAATCGGACTTATTAGCTAAGATACCTCCTATTCCGCTGCGTGTTGTGAAAGGGAAAGAGATGATTGCTCCTGCTAAAACATGGGAGCGTATTAATAATGTGGAGACTCCACAACTTTATCCTGTTTTTCCATGGCGTATATATGGTGTAGGGCGAGACAGCTTAACGCTTGCACGTAATACTTATTGGTTTGATACGGATGCGATGAAATTCCGTAGTCATGTAGGCTGGAAGCAAGATAATATTTGGGCGGCATGTTTAGGTTTGACAGATGAAGCTAAGCGACTTACGTTACTTAAATTGGCAGATGGTCCTTATCGTTTTCCCTCTTTTTGGGGGCCGGGCTATGATTGGTCGCCCGACCATAATTGGGGCGGTAGCGGAATGATCGGATTACAAGAGATGTTACTACAAACGGTGGGAGAGAAGATTCTCTTGTTTCCTGCTTGGCCTAAAGATTGGGATGTGCATTTCAAACTTCATGCACCCGAACAGACAACAGTAGAGGCTGAACTTAAAGCAGGTAAGCTAATTGATTTAAAAGTTTTCCCTGAAAGTCGCCAAAAAGATATTGAACTAATGATCAAATAA
- a CDS encoding glycoside hydrolase family 2 TIM barrel-domain containing protein, producing MKYSILFLLFIASTFSLQAQNSAPETSIAGFIPLSGSGRVVYDFNPGWRYHRGAAKDAWKVNYDDSSWSIVTTPHTVKLEPAEASGCRNYQGVAWYRKHFVVPADLKGKQASVYFEAVMGKQEVYLNGKLIKKHFGGYLPFSISLTEQGIQAGDTCLLAVMADNSDDKSYPPGKPQYALDFAYHGGIYRDVWLIGKSPVAITTAVLENEVAGGGIFVHYDKITDKGAFVYVDTEVKNSGKASKRFIVKTVFKDAMEKPIKQVSQKVFLNAGQRKTIKQKIWVRNPKLWSPDSPYLYRIESWVRQGKKALDGGITRIGIRKAEFKGKEGFWLNGKPFGQLIGANRHQDFAYVGNALPNSQQWRDVKRLRDAGCRIIRVAHYPQDPSFMDACDELGIFVIVATPGWQYWNKNPEFAKLVHQNTRMMIRRDRNHPSVLMWEPILNETRYPLDFALEALQITKDEFPYPGRPVAAADVHSAGVKDHYDVVYGWPGDDEKNIAKQCIFTREFGENVDDWYAHNNNNRASRSWGEHPMLVQALSLAKSYDEMYRTTGQFIGGAQWHPFDHQRGYHPDPYWGGIFDAFRQPKYAYYMFRSQTSPTLKHPTADCGPMVYIAHEMTQFSDKDVVVFSNCDSVRLSIYDGTKSWVLPVFHAKGHMPNAPLVFHDVWDFWEARRYSYTQKNWQKVNMVAEGIINGKVVCRMKKMPSRRSTKLRLRVDYQDRPLVANGSDFIVVIAEVTDDSGNVRRLAKENVVFTVEGEGLLIGNAANGANPRAVEFGSAPALIKSTRKAGRIIVKARVEYEGTHAPTPAEIEIESVPATLPFCYLEDGIGGIQSHSDKMLKKNDKEGKTKLSEEEKRQLLIEVERQQTEFGEKQKK from the coding sequence ATGAAATATTCCATTTTGTTTTTGCTCTTCATCGCTTCTACTTTTTCTCTTCAAGCTCAAAATAGCGCTCCTGAAACATCAATCGCAGGTTTTATTCCTTTATCAGGTTCAGGAAGAGTCGTTTACGACTTTAATCCCGGATGGCGATATCATAGAGGTGCCGCTAAGGATGCTTGGAAAGTGAACTATGATGACTCTTCTTGGTCGATTGTAACCACTCCTCACACGGTAAAATTGGAGCCAGCAGAAGCTAGTGGATGTCGTAATTACCAGGGAGTAGCTTGGTATCGGAAACATTTTGTTGTTCCTGCAGATTTAAAAGGGAAACAAGCCAGTGTATACTTTGAAGCTGTGATGGGCAAGCAAGAAGTTTATTTGAATGGCAAACTAATAAAAAAACATTTTGGAGGCTATTTACCTTTCTCTATAAGTTTAACTGAACAAGGAATACAAGCAGGTGATACTTGTTTGCTAGCTGTGATGGCAGATAATAGTGATGATAAAAGCTACCCTCCCGGAAAGCCTCAATATGCGCTAGACTTTGCGTATCATGGAGGAATCTATCGTGATGTATGGCTTATTGGAAAATCTCCTGTGGCTATTACTACAGCTGTTTTGGAAAATGAAGTAGCCGGTGGGGGAATTTTTGTTCACTATGATAAGATAACAGATAAGGGGGCATTCGTTTATGTAGATACTGAAGTAAAGAACAGCGGTAAAGCTAGTAAGCGTTTTATAGTGAAAACTGTTTTTAAGGATGCTATGGAAAAACCGATCAAGCAAGTTTCTCAAAAGGTCTTTTTGAATGCCGGACAGCGTAAGACTATAAAGCAGAAAATATGGGTGCGTAATCCCAAATTATGGTCGCCTGATTCTCCCTATTTATATCGAATAGAGTCTTGGGTTAGGCAAGGTAAAAAAGCATTAGACGGTGGGATCACTCGTATTGGTATCCGTAAAGCTGAATTTAAAGGAAAAGAAGGCTTTTGGTTGAATGGCAAACCTTTCGGACAATTGATTGGTGCCAATCGTCATCAAGATTTCGCATATGTGGGTAATGCATTGCCTAACTCTCAGCAATGGCGTGATGTGAAAAGATTACGCGATGCCGGATGTCGTATCATTCGAGTAGCTCATTATCCACAAGATCCTTCGTTTATGGATGCTTGTGATGAGTTGGGAATATTTGTAATTGTAGCCACTCCGGGATGGCAATATTGGAATAAAAATCCGGAATTTGCTAAGCTTGTTCATCAAAATACACGAATGATGATCCGTCGGGATCGCAATCATCCATCGGTATTGATGTGGGAGCCTATCTTAAATGAAACTCGTTATCCTTTAGATTTTGCATTGGAAGCTTTACAAATAACGAAAGACGAATTTCCATATCCGGGACGTCCTGTAGCTGCCGCTGATGTACATTCTGCCGGAGTGAAAGATCATTATGATGTTGTTTACGGATGGCCTGGAGATGATGAGAAGAATATTGCCAAGCAATGCATTTTTACACGTGAATTTGGCGAAAATGTAGACGATTGGTATGCTCATAATAATAACAATAGGGCAAGTAGAAGTTGGGGAGAACACCCAATGTTGGTACAAGCACTTTCATTAGCAAAGAGTTACGACGAGATGTATCGTACGACTGGACAGTTTATTGGTGGGGCTCAATGGCATCCCTTTGATCATCAGAGAGGATATCATCCTGACCCTTATTGGGGAGGCATTTTTGATGCTTTTCGTCAGCCTAAATATGCTTATTACATGTTTCGCAGTCAGACGTCTCCTACCTTGAAACATCCTACTGCCGATTGTGGACCAATGGTTTACATTGCGCATGAAATGACTCAATTCTCAGACAAAGATGTTGTGGTTTTCAGTAATTGTGATTCAGTTCGTCTATCTATTTACGATGGAACCAAGAGTTGGGTACTTCCTGTGTTTCATGCCAAGGGACATATGCCTAATGCTCCTTTAGTTTTTCATGATGTATGGGATTTCTGGGAAGCACGTCGTTATAGCTATACGCAAAAAAACTGGCAAAAGGTGAATATGGTTGCTGAGGGCATTATTAATGGTAAAGTGGTATGCCGTATGAAGAAAATGCCTTCTCGGCGTTCTACTAAGTTACGTTTAAGAGTTGATTATCAGGATCGTCCTCTAGTAGCTAACGGATCAGATTTTATCGTTGTCATAGCTGAAGTTACTGATGATAGTGGCAATGTACGAAGACTAGCCAAAGAAAATGTTGTCTTTACCGTTGAGGGAGAAGGACTATTAATCGGGAATGCAGCAAATGGTGCAAATCCGCGTGCGGTAGAGTTTGGCTCTGCCCCGGCACTTATCAAATCCACTCGCAAAGCAGGGAGAATTATTGTAAAAGCTCGTGTGGAATATGAAGGAACTCATGCGCCGACTCCTGCCGAAATAGAAATAGAAAGTGTTCCTGCTACCTTACCTTTCTGCTATTTAGAAGATGGAATTGGGGGCATTCAAAGTCACAGTGATAAGATGCTCAAGAAGAACGATAAAGAAGGAAAAACAAAGTTGTCTGAAGAAGAAAAACGTCAACTTCTTATTGAAGTAGAGAGGCAACAAACAGAATTTGGTGAGAAGCAGAAAAAATGA
- a CDS encoding two-component regulator propeller domain-containing protein, with protein sequence MKRFLVATIFFFCLILSASAYSNMIVKHYTVEQGLPNNIVNCSLKGREGFMWFGTWYGLCSFDGTKFRAYNNRDGLYSDLPPRKIESLVEDKNGYLWIKTVDRKLYIFDKVNERFHAVYDDMKKYSENIQIIKLQKTTDGDVLLLTKDKSLLRASTTIDGKIEIKLLHDSGVNATLYDWRLKDNVFSETEEYINWIGTDYKIFSYRKGKLLQSKPSDFITQKMGINSSSVFTCAYGNEKGVWLADRNTSVYHIDLSSGIVDKYHFPEIKKKIENLLVSDAGVLYLTVNGQGIYEYQIDAKVLKKLPITLFNTSVSYSFIDKYDKVWWQSGTQGLLYYDPLNNTSERFRFPSGRSIGRFNVQDAGEQGLFFLTPSGEVLLFDRDSHTIARINKLQQFSINGNENQLFLGELLDKDGIFWLLSSTGGIYRVNFPKKQFKLFDLHKFSPSKAIDGLSDGVKTLFQARNGDIWVGSRWQKVYRLDKAGHLKQIFSDDNYQIGSVYHIMEDNKGNLWFSTKGRGLVKATPDDSSSLGFNFTRYINDPHHSNSISGNDVYFSFQDTKGRIWVGVLAGGLNLVMEENGETVFKHKYNGLKHYPSYGLYMDVRNMIEDRNGRIWVGTMDGLMSFDSNFKSPDQILFETYRSKSASSNIADNDIYVLYKDSNKDIWVSVFGGGVNKLIGYDQAKHRPLFKSYGIKEGLNSDVVVSIVEDDHHNLWFATESGLSRFDQKNERIRNFDRYDGFLNVKMEENSALKVQNGDLWLGCKEGILVFSPDELETLNASYRTYIVDFMVSNKDIRTFKDDPILMKSVKYADSIVLKHNQSMFTIEFAALNYYNQNRVSYRYILDNYETEWHSNGKNRIASYTNVPPGDYVFRVQSIDEANPDLLSEKRLAITILPPWWLTWWAYCIYGVLAVILLGVILKVTFFMIKMKNEIYIEQRLSELKIKFFTNISHELRTPLTLIKGPIQELREKEKLSSKGAQYIDLMEKNTNQMLQLVNQILDFRKIQNGKMRLHVSRINLNRMLESFQKEFRVLSEENEISFSFQLADEPIYLWADKDKLSIVIRNIISNAFKFTPSGGNIFVSMGLVEGNERCYVRIEDTGVGIPQNKLSEIFERFSQGENARNAYYQGTGIGLALSKEIIMLHHGAISADSVDKQGAAFTIELLLGKDHYKPSEVDFYVNDGEQTDEIDDADVAESEDAETPKEEQMNASLPNLLLVEDNKDLGSLLKLQLEDRYNVYLAKNGVEGLKKVHLYHPDIVVTDQMMPEMSGMEMLQRIRKDFQISHIPVIILTAKSDDEAKTKAISMGANAYITKPFSKDYLIARVEQLLNERKLFRERVWQHSDEKQSDSYEQYLVKKDVQLLERIHQVIEDNMDNSDFNIDTIAVSVGLSRSAFFKKLKSLTGLAPVDLVKEIRLNKSIELIKNSDMSISEIAFAVGFKDSGYYGKCFRKKYDQTPKEYMNEWRKV encoded by the coding sequence ATGAAACGATTTTTAGTAGCTACAATCTTTTTCTTTTGCTTAATACTTTCGGCATCCGCCTATTCCAATATGATCGTGAAACATTATACAGTTGAGCAAGGACTACCTAATAATATCGTTAATTGTTCTTTAAAGGGAAGAGAAGGCTTTATGTGGTTTGGTACCTGGTATGGCTTATGCAGTTTTGATGGTACTAAGTTTAGAGCGTATAATAATCGTGATGGCCTTTATTCGGATCTTCCTCCTCGAAAAATAGAGAGTTTGGTAGAAGATAAAAATGGATATCTTTGGATTAAAACAGTTGATCGGAAATTATATATATTTGATAAAGTGAATGAACGCTTTCATGCTGTCTATGACGACATGAAGAAATATTCTGAGAACATTCAAATCATTAAATTGCAAAAAACGACAGATGGAGATGTACTTTTACTTACTAAAGATAAAAGTCTTTTGCGTGCGTCGACTACTATTGATGGTAAGATAGAAATCAAACTTTTGCATGATTCCGGTGTAAATGCGACTTTGTATGATTGGCGATTGAAAGATAATGTATTTTCAGAAACAGAAGAGTATATAAATTGGATTGGGACAGATTATAAAATATTCTCTTATCGTAAGGGAAAACTCTTACAATCTAAGCCCAGTGATTTTATAACCCAAAAAATGGGGATTAATTCCTCTAGCGTTTTTACTTGTGCTTACGGAAATGAAAAAGGTGTTTGGTTAGCTGATAGAAATACATCTGTATACCATATCGATTTATCTTCAGGAATAGTAGATAAGTATCACTTCCCTGAGATAAAAAAAAAGATAGAAAATTTATTGGTGAGTGATGCAGGAGTGCTCTATTTGACGGTAAACGGACAAGGCATTTATGAATATCAGATAGATGCAAAAGTACTCAAAAAATTGCCGATAACACTTTTCAATACATCTGTCTCGTACTCTTTTATAGATAAATACGATAAAGTATGGTGGCAGTCTGGCACACAGGGTTTATTATATTATGATCCTTTAAATAATACGAGCGAGCGCTTTCGCTTCCCCTCGGGAAGATCAATTGGACGTTTTAATGTTCAAGATGCGGGTGAACAAGGGCTATTCTTCCTTACTCCGTCAGGAGAGGTTTTACTCTTTGATCGCGATTCCCATACCATAGCACGTATTAACAAGTTACAGCAATTTTCTATAAATGGTAATGAAAACCAATTATTCCTAGGAGAGCTTCTTGATAAAGATGGCATTTTTTGGCTTCTTTCTTCTACTGGTGGAATATATCGGGTCAACTTCCCCAAAAAACAATTTAAACTATTTGATCTTCATAAATTTTCTCCTTCTAAAGCTATTGATGGTTTATCTGATGGAGTAAAAACTCTCTTTCAGGCTCGGAATGGAGATATATGGGTTGGCTCTCGCTGGCAAAAAGTCTACAGGCTCGATAAGGCAGGTCATCTGAAACAGATCTTTTCAGATGATAATTATCAAATAGGTAGTGTATATCATATTATGGAAGATAATAAGGGAAACTTGTGGTTTTCTACTAAAGGGCGTGGTTTGGTAAAAGCAACTCCGGATGATTCTTCTTCTTTAGGCTTTAATTTTACTCGTTATATAAATGACCCTCACCACTCTAATTCGATTAGTGGGAATGATGTTTATTTCTCTTTTCAAGATACAAAAGGACGAATATGGGTTGGTGTATTGGCTGGCGGACTTAATCTCGTGATGGAAGAAAATGGGGAGACCGTTTTTAAACATAAATATAATGGCTTGAAACATTACCCATCGTATGGGCTCTATATGGATGTGCGAAACATGATTGAAGATCGTAATGGACGTATTTGGGTTGGAACTATGGATGGCTTGATGTCCTTTGATAGTAATTTTAAGTCTCCTGATCAGATTCTTTTTGAAACTTACAGAAGCAAAAGCGCAAGTTCTAATATAGCTGATAATGATATTTACGTACTTTATAAGGATTCAAATAAAGACATTTGGGTTAGTGTTTTTGGAGGAGGTGTAAATAAATTGATTGGCTATGATCAGGCAAAACATCGTCCTTTATTTAAATCGTATGGCATAAAAGAGGGATTAAATAGTGATGTGGTGGTGTCTATTGTGGAAGATGATCATCATAATCTTTGGTTTGCTACAGAAAGTGGCCTCTCTCGCTTCGATCAAAAAAACGAAAGAATTAGAAATTTTGATAGATACGACGGATTTCTAAATGTAAAAATGGAAGAGAATTCAGCTTTAAAAGTACAAAATGGTGATTTGTGGCTTGGTTGTAAAGAAGGGATACTTGTTTTCTCCCCAGATGAACTTGAGACTTTAAATGCTAGTTATCGTACATATATTGTTGATTTTATGGTTTCTAATAAGGATATACGAACATTTAAAGATGATCCTATTTTGATGAAGTCGGTGAAGTATGCTGATTCCATCGTTTTGAAACATAATCAATCTATGTTTACGATAGAATTTGCTGCACTCAATTACTATAACCAGAACAGAGTGTCTTATCGTTATATCTTAGATAATTATGAAACAGAATGGCACTCTAACGGCAAAAACCGGATCGCTTCTTATACAAATGTTCCTCCCGGAGATTATGTTTTTAGGGTACAATCAATAGATGAGGCTAATCCTGACTTATTATCGGAAAAAAGATTGGCTATTACGATTTTACCTCCTTGGTGGCTTACTTGGTGGGCGTATTGCATTTATGGTGTTCTTGCTGTAATTTTGCTAGGTGTGATTCTTAAAGTGACCTTCTTCATGATAAAAATGAAAAATGAAATTTATATCGAACAGCGTTTATCAGAATTGAAGATCAAGTTTTTCACAAATATTTCTCATGAACTTCGTACTCCTTTAACTTTAATAAAAGGACCTATACAGGAACTTAGAGAGAAAGAGAAGCTTTCATCTAAAGGAGCCCAATATATCGATCTTATGGAAAAGAATACTAACCAGATGCTACAGTTGGTTAATCAGATTCTTGACTTTAGAAAGATACAGAATGGAAAGATGCGTTTGCATGTCTCCCGAATAAATTTAAATAGAATGCTTGAATCTTTTCAGAAAGAGTTTAGGGTCCTTTCTGAGGAGAATGAAATTAGTTTTTCTTTCCAATTGGCCGATGAACCTATTTATCTGTGGGCAGACAAGGATAAACTGAGTATTGTTATTCGGAATATTATTTCTAACGCATTTAAGTTTACCCCTAGTGGTGGTAATATTTTTGTTTCTATGGGATTAGTTGAAGGAAATGAACGTTGTTATGTTCGTATAGAAGATACAGGTGTTGGTATTCCTCAAAATAAACTATCGGAAATATTTGAACGCTTTTCTCAAGGGGAAAATGCAAGAAATGCTTATTATCAAGGAACAGGAATAGGTTTGGCACTTTCTAAAGAAATCATAATGTTACATCATGGGGCTATCTCTGCTGATAGTGTCGATAAACAGGGGGCTGCTTTTACAATCGAACTTTTGTTGGGGAAAGATCATTATAAACCTTCTGAGGTTGATTTCTATGTGAATGATGGAGAACAAACAGATGAAATAGATGACGCTGATGTAGCAGAATCAGAAGATGCCGAGACTCCAAAAGAGGAACAAATGAATGCTTCATTGCCTAATTTACTGTTGGTTGAAGATAATAAGGATTTGGGAAGTTTGTTGAAACTTCAGTTGGAAGATCGTTACAATGTGTATTTAGCTAAAAACGGAGTAGAAGGATTGAAGAAAGTGCATTTGTATCATCCGGATATTGTGGTTACAGATCAGATGATGCCTGAAATGTCGGGTATGGAGATGTTACAACGTATTCGTAAAGATTTTCAGATTAGCCATATACCAGTCATAATCCTTACTGCTAAGAGTGATGATGAAGCTAAAACAAAGGCTATTAGTATGGGAGCTAATGCATACATTACCAAGCCATTTAGTAAAGATTATCTTATCGCACGTGTAGAACAACTATTGAATGAACGCAAATTGTTTAGAGAAAGGGTTTGGCAACACTCGGATGAAAAACAATCGGATAGTTATGAGCAATATCTCGTAAAAAAAGATGTTCAATTGTTAGAAAGGATACATCAAGTGATAGAAGATAACATGGACAATAGCGATTTTAATATTGATACAATAGCTGTTAGCGTAGGACTTAGCCGTTCTGCATTCTTTAAAAAGCTAAAGAGTCTTACCGGATTGGCTCCTGTAGATTTGGTAAAAGAGATACGCTTGAATAAATCTATTGAATTGATAAAGAATTCGGATATGAGTATATCCGAAATAGCTTTTGCCGTAGGATTTAAAGATTCCGGTTATTATGGTAAATGTTTCCGCAAAAAATATGATCAGACGCCGAAGGAATATATGAATGAATGGAGAAAAGTGTGA